Proteins from a genomic interval of Verrucomicrobiota bacterium:
- the csrA gene encoding carbon storage regulator CsrA: MLVLSRKAGESVKVADNIEIVVVSVYGQRVRLGIKAPKEVRILRAEFDPSTIKANKDSAVKSTPQSEGLLAKAAQATRSPK, encoded by the coding sequence GTGCTCGTACTATCTCGGAAAGCTGGAGAGTCAGTCAAAGTCGCTGATAACATAGAAATTGTAGTTGTCTCTGTTTATGGGCAACGAGTCAGGTTAGGGATTAAAGCCCCGAAGGAAGTACGCATATTAAGGGCTGAATTTGACCCTTCGACCATTAAGGCTAATAAAGATTCTGCAGTAAAGTCTACCCCGCAAAGCGAAGGTTTGTTAGCCAAAGCCGCACAAGCTACTCGATCCCCTAAATAA
- a CDS encoding flagellar assembly protein FliW — MIDADAKAAIPEQEILDKQIEFPNGLPGFPSSTRFILSQAEGEAPFAWMRDIDDPDLAFAVIEAYHLVPDYTIEIDDEELSVINSPSAKHCAIILILRIEIDEPNHTLIIHANLRAPILINTIDHKGSQFMLPEESPYSESTVFKFQVGSKE, encoded by the coding sequence ATGATTGATGCAGACGCCAAAGCCGCCATTCCTGAGCAGGAGATACTGGATAAACAGATAGAGTTTCCCAACGGACTACCAGGTTTCCCCTCCTCTACCCGTTTCATTTTATCACAAGCGGAAGGTGAAGCACCTTTCGCCTGGATGAGGGATATCGACGATCCTGATCTTGCCTTCGCCGTTATTGAGGCTTATCACCTAGTCCCTGACTATACTATAGAAATCGACGACGAAGAATTGTCGGTGATCAATTCTCCATCAGCCAAACACTGCGCAATTATTTTGATTCTACGAATAGAAATAGATGAACCGAATCATACCCTTATTATCCATGCAAATTTACGTGCTCCGATCTTGATTAATACCATTGACCACAAGGGCTCACAGTTTATGCTACCAGAAGAATCACCTTACTCGGAGAGTACAGTGTTTAAGTTCCAAGTAGGTTCTAAAGAATAA
- the flgK gene encoding flagellar hook-associated protein FlgK: protein MSGMGLNASLQMAANSLSVSRVNMEVTGHNLANVNTPNAARQRAQVQQDVSIPLGNGQQGMGAYVVGIQALRSSFLDDMVTRQNSLFHLYESREQGALLIQDALGESLSTSETTITEGISSATGLQESLNKFWDAWQDLATDPSSTIKRSEVLSRANNLALDIQSTYDRVLDVKAGMFEQASSVTSQINSYATEIAELNQQISRVEINTLSTANDLRDRRQELVERMADLVNIDVTTNGTNSAMIDIELTDANGSGNDIILVNGTDGAGAGGTHALSVTNAFSKATNTVLAISALSATGTDYTPVGAAELPTEGELGALLITANSDIGSQTTVPGTQPASSAPLSNKLHYLAGQLISLVNAQHTTGYDLDGTIGGNFFTAGGTAANIAVAITDTDDIAAAGASGGASLGVLSGDEAQDIANLRDNATLGEFYRSSVGDVAIIAQQAQNNYYSQELISQQLNNQREAISGISIDEEMTNLIAYQRSFEASARFMSTIDQMMLAVIGIGA from the coding sequence ATGTCTGGAATGGGATTAAATGCCTCACTGCAAATGGCTGCAAACTCGCTAAGCGTGTCTCGAGTGAATATGGAAGTAACCGGGCATAACTTGGCAAATGTAAATACACCAAATGCAGCACGCCAACGCGCTCAAGTTCAACAGGATGTTTCCATTCCTTTAGGCAACGGTCAGCAAGGGATGGGCGCTTATGTTGTAGGTATTCAGGCTCTTCGATCCAGTTTTCTTGATGATATGGTAACCCGCCAAAATTCTCTTTTCCATTTATATGAGTCGAGGGAGCAGGGCGCGCTCCTTATTCAAGATGCATTAGGTGAATCGCTTTCAACTTCTGAGACAACTATAACTGAGGGGATTAGCTCTGCTACAGGACTACAGGAAAGCTTGAATAAATTTTGGGATGCTTGGCAAGACTTAGCTACAGACCCTAGTTCGACTATCAAACGCAGTGAAGTTCTTTCAAGAGCCAACAACCTAGCTTTAGATATTCAGTCTACTTACGATAGGGTGCTCGATGTCAAAGCGGGGATGTTTGAACAGGCTTCCAGCGTAACTTCCCAAATTAATAGCTACGCAACCGAAATAGCCGAGTTGAACCAACAAATCTCACGCGTTGAAATCAATACTCTATCTACAGCCAATGATTTGCGTGACCGCAGACAGGAACTTGTCGAGCGGATGGCCGATCTAGTCAATATTGATGTCACCACCAACGGCACCAATAGCGCTATGATTGATATCGAGTTGACCGACGCAAATGGCAGTGGAAACGATATTATTCTAGTTAATGGAACAGATGGGGCGGGAGCTGGCGGCACACATGCATTATCAGTGACAAACGCCTTTAGCAAGGCAACTAATACGGTGTTAGCCATAAGTGCTTTATCTGCAACCGGCACAGATTATACCCCCGTAGGAGCGGCAGAATTGCCAACCGAAGGAGAGTTAGGCGCCCTATTGATTACTGCCAATAGTGACATTGGCTCCCAAACTACGGTTCCTGGCACTCAACCCGCTAGCTCAGCGCCACTCAGCAATAAGCTACATTACCTAGCAGGGCAACTTATTTCTCTAGTTAATGCTCAGCATACAACAGGATATGATCTAGATGGAACTATAGGAGGAAACTTTTTTACGGCTGGAGGGACTGCTGCCAATATCGCCGTTGCCATTACGGATACAGATGACATAGCTGCAGCAGGAGCTTCCGGTGGCGCATCATTAGGCGTTTTAAGTGGAGATGAGGCTCAGGACATTGCGAACTTGAGGGATAATGCCACACTTGGAGAATTCTATAGGTCATCTGTAGGGGATGTCGCCATCATTGCTCAACAAGCTCAAAATAATTATTACTCTCAGGAGCTAATCTCACAACAACTTAATAATCAACGTGAGGCCATCTCAGGTATATCCATAGACGAAGAAATGACCAACCTGATTGCCTACCAGCGTTCCTTCGAAGCATCCGCACGTTTTATGTCCACCATAGATCAGATGATGTTAGCAGTTATAGGAATTGGAGCATAG
- the infA gene encoding translation initiation factor IF-1 — protein sequence MVAGETIEVEGTVKAVMKGTTFRVELENGHEILAHISGKMRKNFIRLGVGDRVKMEMSPYDLSKGRIIYRTTPNTYKPGPHNRRR from the coding sequence ATTGTGGCAGGAGAAACGATAGAAGTAGAAGGTACTGTTAAGGCAGTCATGAAGGGAACAACTTTTCGAGTAGAGCTCGAGAACGGCCATGAGATTCTAGCTCATATCTCCGGGAAAATGCGCAAAAACTTTATCCGCTTAGGAGTTGGTGATCGAGTGAAGATGGAAATGTCCCCCTATGATTTGAGCAAGGGGCGTATCATTTACCGGACCACCCCTAATACATATAAGCCCGGACCGCATAACAGGAGACGCTAA
- a CDS encoding diguanylate cyclase, which produces MKALIIEPSSLFQQVLQACFEETNIRTVACTNGKSALNTLKKAHFDLICSAYCLDDMDGAELCKELRENRVEQTPLILLTSEDNTARLQASLARDTAEIFGKSDLGRLKTYLEAVAGKTEALYWQSGQVLLFRKSNDTKGLSEMFHLLGLEVEHVLDTGCAQELLELNPEKYNLLMIDLGFGEKANGLTLMRNLRQHRNAHLFRLPILTIASLDDMGSAIEALREGANDYLPQPFYEREVILRVRNLIENKNLLDKVHAQQKRLEELSIVDPLTQLYNRHHLIYTLPSILNEAQRHKIPVSLFVMDLDHFKAINDTHGHVTGDMALISAAQLLKDHIRDCDIAARFGGEEFVAVLKHCEGDDALEKVEKIRLLLEALRPEDILVTASFGVTCLTPGESATFNELFEVADQALYQAKESGRNQVRYLPFSRK; this is translated from the coding sequence ATGAAGGCCCTAATTATAGAACCCTCTAGTTTATTTCAACAAGTGCTGCAAGCATGCTTTGAGGAAACGAATATCCGAACAGTAGCATGCACGAATGGAAAGTCTGCACTCAATACTTTAAAGAAAGCACACTTTGATCTTATTTGCAGTGCCTATTGTCTTGATGACATGGACGGAGCAGAACTATGCAAAGAACTGCGTGAGAATCGCGTAGAGCAGACCCCCTTAATTCTGCTAACATCAGAGGATAACACTGCTAGGTTGCAAGCTTCTTTGGCTAGGGATACGGCAGAAATATTTGGTAAATCCGACCTCGGGCGTTTAAAGACTTACCTAGAAGCCGTGGCAGGGAAAACCGAAGCGCTATATTGGCAATCAGGTCAAGTACTACTCTTTCGGAAAAGCAATGATACCAAGGGCCTATCAGAAATGTTCCATTTATTAGGTTTGGAGGTTGAGCATGTGTTAGACACAGGATGCGCGCAGGAACTTTTAGAATTGAATCCCGAAAAATATAATCTGTTGATGATAGATCTTGGTTTTGGAGAAAAAGCAAATGGGCTAACGTTGATGCGTAATCTTCGTCAGCATAGGAATGCTCATCTATTTCGGCTTCCCATTCTCACCATAGCATCCCTAGATGATATGGGCTCTGCTATTGAAGCACTCAGAGAAGGAGCTAATGATTATCTACCACAGCCCTTTTATGAACGAGAAGTAATTCTTCGTGTTCGGAACCTCATAGAAAATAAAAATTTGTTGGACAAGGTCCATGCACAACAAAAGAGACTTGAAGAGCTATCCATAGTTGATCCTCTGACACAGCTCTATAATAGACACCATCTGATTTACACACTTCCTTCGATTCTAAATGAAGCACAACGCCATAAAATTCCTGTATCCCTCTTTGTCATGGATTTGGATCACTTTAAAGCAATTAACGATACGCACGGTCACGTGACTGGAGACATGGCGTTAATATCTGCAGCTCAGTTGCTAAAAGATCATATCAGGGACTGTGATATAGCTGCACGTTTTGGAGGCGAAGAATTTGTAGCAGTTCTAAAGCACTGTGAAGGTGACGACGCATTAGAAAAGGTGGAAAAAATCCGCCTATTACTTGAGGCTTTAAGGCCTGAAGACATTCTAGTGACAGCCAGCTTTGGAGTAACTTGTTTGACTCCTGGAGAAAGTGCTACATTTAATGAGCTCTTTGAAGTGGCAGACCAAGCATTATATCAGGCAAAGGAGAGTGGGAGAAACCAGGTCCGCTATTTACCCTTCTCAAGGAAATAA